One Neobacillus endophyticus DNA segment encodes these proteins:
- a CDS encoding replication-relaxation family protein, whose protein sequence is MKYLTQVEKKQQRQEEILLSLEVMRFATREQLQIKHQLGTDRNALKILGSMKEYLQVKTHQGRNIYYLNAKGRELVGSTIEAKWSLQIEHHLMRNDMYLYYYCPKDWRIEEPIQFKYKEGFTYVDITLIPDATFTLTGNYYFLEVDRTQSMADNKKKIELYSKLNPVMKEQFNQIPTLVFYTISTLRRDKLKDLCTEYKVNCRVYTKEDIQ, encoded by the coding sequence ATGAAGTACCTTACGCAAGTGGAGAAGAAACAACAACGCCAGGAGGAAATCTTATTAAGTTTGGAGGTAATGCGATTCGCGACAAGGGAGCAGCTCCAAATAAAGCACCAGCTAGGGACAGACAGAAACGCCTTAAAAATTCTAGGATCCATGAAGGAATACCTTCAAGTGAAGACACACCAAGGCAGGAATATTTATTACCTAAACGCAAAAGGAAGGGAATTAGTCGGAAGCACGATAGAGGCGAAATGGAGCCTACAGATCGAACACCACCTGATGAGAAATGATATGTATCTGTACTATTACTGCCCGAAAGACTGGAGAATAGAAGAACCCATTCAATTTAAATATAAAGAGGGCTTTACTTATGTAGATATTACGCTTATTCCAGATGCTACTTTCACACTTACAGGCAATTATTATTTTCTGGAGGTCGATCGCACTCAATCAATGGCTGATAACAAAAAGAAAATCGAGTTATACTCCAAGCTAAATCCGGTAATGAAAGAACAATTCAATCAAATCCCAACCCTTGTTTTTTATACGATATCAACGCTTCGCCGAGATAAACTGAAAGACCTCTGTACTGAATACAAAGTTAATTGCCGCGTTTATACAAAAGAGGACATTCAGTGA